In Myotis daubentonii chromosome 6, mMyoDau2.1, whole genome shotgun sequence, a genomic segment contains:
- the DNPH1 gene encoding 2'-deoxynucleoside 5'-phosphate N-hydrolase 1, protein MEAEAAGAQESGAPGQQESGAPGQQESGAPGQQESGAPGQQESGAPGQRGQQEQPATPGRRALYFCGSMRGGREDRALYDRIVSRLRRFGTVLTEHVLDVELGAQGEQPAEGDRFIQERDLALLQRADLIVAEVTQPSLGVGYAVGRAEALNKRILCLFRRKSGRVLSAMIRGAADGYRFQVWDYEVGEVEVMLDRYFAANPPQQLASSLDPTT, encoded by the exons AtggaggcggaggcggcgggcGCGCAGGAGAGCGGGGCGCCGGGGCAGCAGGAGAGCGGGGCGCCCGGGCAGCAGGAGAGCGGGGCGCCGGGGCAGCAGGAGAGCGGGGCGCCGGGGCAGCAGGAGAGCGGGGCGCCCGGGCAGCGagggcagcaggagcagccggCCACGCCGGGCCGTCGGGCCCTGTACTTCTGCGGGAGCATGCGGGGCGGACGCGAGGACCGGGCGCTGTACGATCGGATCGTGTCCCGGCTGCGGCGCTTCGGGACGGTGCTCACCGAGCACGTGTTGGATGTGGAGCTGGGCGCGCAGG GGGAACAGCCCGCGGAGGGTGACAGGTTCATCCAGGAGCGGGACCTGGCCTTGCTGCAGCGGGCGGACT TGATTGTGGCAGAAGTGACCCAGCCGTCCCTGGGCGTAGGCTATGCGGTGGGCCGGGCCGAGGCCCTCAATAAGCGAATCCTGTGCCTGTTCCGCCGGAAGTCTGGCCGAG TGCTCTCGGCCATGATCCGCGGAGCAGCAGACGGCTACCGGTTCCAGGTGTGGGACTAcgaggtgggagaggtggaggtCATGCTGGACCGATACTTTGCAGCTAATCCTCCCCAGCAGCTGGCTTCCTCCCTTGACCCAACCACTTGA